TCCTTGACCGCCTGAGAAGTCCGGGCTAGTAGAGGCGGCTCGACTTTCCCAAGGAGCCCGCCCCGTGGACGTCATCAAGAGCCTCAACTCGGAGCAGATCCGTTCCGACATCCCGTCGTTTCGACCGGGGGATACGCTGCGGGTGCACGCGAAGATCGTCGAGGGCGAGAAGGAACGCATCCAGGTTTTCGAGGGCATCTGCATCCGCCGCACGCGAGGCGCGATGAACGCCTTCTTCACCGTCCGCAAGACCTCCTACGGCGTGGGCGTGGAGCGAACCTTTCCCATCCATTCCCCGCGCATCGACAAGATCGAAGTGAAGAGCCGCGGCAAAGTCCGCCGCAGCCGGCTATTCTATCTCCGAGACGTCAGCGGCAAGGCCGCGCGCATCAAAGAGCTCAAGACGACCTGACTCGGCGCGCCTCGCGGCCGGCGCCGGGAGCTTCTCCGGTGCCAACGCCACTCAAGCTTCTCACCTACAACATCCATCGCGGCATCGGCTGCGACGGGCGTTATGATCTCGGGCGCGTCGAGCGCATCCTGCGCGAAGAACGCCCCGATGTCGTGACGCTCCAGGAGGTCGACTGCGGCCTGGCGCGCAGCGACTTCGACGATCAGGTCGAGATCCTGTCCTCCCGTCTCGGCTTGCGCGGCAGCTACTGGGCCACCTCGGCAATGGCCGAGGGGCATTTCGGGCTGGCGATCCTGAGCCGTTTCCCCGTCGCCTTTCTTCGCGAGTACGACCTCAGCTATCGCCCCAGGAACGAGCCGCGCTTCTGCCTGCGTGCCGACCTGGAGATCGAGCCTGGCGCGATCCTGCACGTCTTCAACTGCCACCTGGGACTGGCGACGATGGAGCGGCGCTTTCAGCGCCGGCGCATGCTCAGCGACGCGCTCCTGCTGAGCGAGGAGCTGCATCACCCGGTCGTGCTGATGGGAGACTTCAACGACCGGCCGCTCACCGTGGTGCACCGCCAGCTTCGCCGCCACTTCGTCGACGCCTACAAGTGCAGCGGCCAGCGCGGCGGGGCCACGTTCCAGTTCGGTCCGCTGGCCTGGCGTCTCGACCACATCTACGTGAGCGACGACGTGCGTGTACTCGACTGCTGGGTGCGCCGCGACGAACTTGCGCGCGTCGCTTCGGACCATCGCCCGCTCATTGCCACGGTCGAGATCGACACCTCACGACGGAGCGACGCGCAGGCGGCGTCGTAACCACACCACCGCCGACGCGACCACCGCCGTCGTCAGCGCCAGCACTGCAAGGCTGGTCACGCTCGGGCGGCGGATCGCAGCGGCGAGCTGGGCCTGCAGCAGCGAGATTCCGAGAATCCCCGGCATCATTCCGAGCACGGTCCCGAGCGCGTAATCGCGAACGCCGACCCCGGCCGACCCCAGAACCATGTTCACGACCGTGAACGGCGCGATCGGCAGGAGGCGGATGACGATCATCGTGATCAGTCCGCGGTTCTTGAGCGTGTCGGCGACGCGGCGAAAGCGCGCCCCCGTCATCTGCTCGACCGTGCTACGGCCGACGACGCGGCCGATCCAGTACGTCACCAGCGCGCCCGCCAGGCTGCCCACGATGGAATAGGCGATGCCGAGAACGGGCCCGAACACCGAGGCTGTGGCCAGGATGACGACCATGATCGGCACCATCAGCATCGAGGCTGCCAGGTAGATGCCCAGCACCAGCAGCGGCGTGGCCGGCGCCTCCCGAAGGCGCTGCACCGTCGCCGCCATCGCCTCCGGCTCGATCCACTCGCGCAGCGGGGTCAGCTGCCAGACCGCACCCAGAGCCGCGATGACCGTCAGCGCCAGCGCAATGCGCAGCAGACGCGGCCTGGCGTGCTTGCGGATCTCGCGCGGCGCATAGCACTCGATGATGGTCTGCGCGGTGATCGGCTCGCGCGGATCGATCAGCGAGCCGTCGCCGAGGTCGGGGCCAGGCTGGACGTCGGGACAGATCTGCGCCAGGCAGCGCGGCTGCTCGGCGCGGGAATCGTACAGCTCGATCATCGAACCGCCGCCGTCGAGGGCGCGCTGCACCTCGTGCGGCGCCAGCGCCAGGTGCTCGCCGAGCAGACGCGCCCGGATTGCGGCGATGCCGGCGCCGATTCGCGCATCGCCGTGAGCCTCGATCGAAAAATCGCATTCGGTGTCCAGGGCCATCGACCGGTTGGTCAGGTTGCTCGATCCCACGCGCAGCAGCTCATCGTCGATGATCAGCACCTTGGAGTGCAGATTGATCTGCTTGCTGCCGATGTCGGGCACTACCGGGTAGCAGATGCGCAGGCGCCCGTAGCGGTCGGCCTCGCGCAGGCGGCGAATCGCCTGGAAGTGGAGAACCTGGATCGTGCGCGTCTCGAACCAGCCGAAGTTGTTCTGCGGCAGGATGATGACGACTTCCGGGCCGTCGCTCTCGCGCAGACGTTCGAGCAGGACGCTGACGGCACGCGTGCACGTCAGGTACTGGTTCTCCATGAAGATACGCCGGCGCGCCGCCCTGAGCGCCGCCAGATGGAGCGCCTCGATCTCCTGCACTGGCTCCTGGCCCGGACAGGCGGGCACGGTGCGCGAGATGCCGACGCCGACGTCGGCGAAGTCGACGCCGACGCGGTCGGGCCAACAGTCGTGCGTGTCCTCGACGGGCGCGCGCGGCTCCTCGCCAGTGCACCGCCTCCAGCGCTCGCGCACCAGCTCGCCCATGACGCGGGCGACCTCGCCGTCGGCGACCATCATGACATCGTGCGCGGGTACGTACTCGCGCCAGCCGGGGTCGTTGCGGCGTTCGTCGCCGATCCGGTGCTCGGTCGTGTCCCAGCGGCCCAGCCCGAGATCCATCCCGCCGTTGAACACCACGTTGTCGTCGACCAGCACGATCTTCTGGTGGTGGCTGGCGCCGCTGGGGTGCACGTTGTCGAAACGGAACTGGAAACGATCACTGCGCGGCCAGCGCGTGCGCCAGCGCCATCGTGTCTCGCGCTCGTGCTGGAAAATGATGAGGAAGTCCCACACCAGCACGTACACGTGCAGCTGCGGGCGGCGCCGGAGCATGGCGCCGAGACGCGGTCCAAGCCGGACCGGAAGGTTGTCGGAATGGCCGTTTCGCAGCAGCGCGATGCGGCTGTGCGCGTCCCAACCGATGATGAAGATGGAATGTCGGGCCTTGGCGATGGCCGAAGCGACCGCACCGTAATACGCCTCGCCGTCGGCGAGAACCGAGGCGCGCCGGGCCTGCGCGATACGCCAGACCGTGCTGCCGGGTTGAAGAATGCTGCTCATGAGTGGGTTCGGAAGGACCGTGGAACCCGTCCATGATTACCGGCCGGTGGCAGCGAGCAAGACGGTACGCGGCATCCGCGGCGGACGCGGCGCGGCTGCGCGCATCTGCGCGTGCGGAAAAAAGAGCGGCTGCGCCGCGCGCGGCCTCACCCGATCATGGGTCGGTGCAGCGCACCGTATAGCGTGCGCTGCCGCTGCCGTTGAGGGCAGCCGAACATGATGGACGCGTGGACGCGCATTGACCGATCCCGGCGGGTGGACACGTCAGCGGCTGGCAGCCGTCGCCGTCCTCGCCGCCGAAGCCGACGCAGCCGGCGAAACCGGAGAAGTCGGTGACGCCGAAATTGTCTCCAGTGCTGCCGACCGTGTCGATCCTGCCGCTGGGGCGCCGGATCGTCACGGTGCAGCCGCCGGTGCTGCTCTGACTGACGGTTCCGCCTGGCCACGTCGCTGCCGTGAAGGCGCCGCCGGTGCTGCTCGTGATGGTGAAAGCGAAGTCGACGGTCCCGCAGCAGACGCCGCTTCCGGTGCATTGGCCAGCCAGGCAGTTGTCGAGACCGTTGCATCCCTGGCCATCGTTGCACTCGGCGCCGTCGGGATCGGGCGCCGTGCACGCGTCGGCACTCTCGTCGCATTGCTCCGAGCAGTCGCCGTCGCCGTCAGGGCCGGCGCAGGGGTCGCCGGCATGGCTCTGGCAGAAGCCGTCATCGCAGGTGTCGGTGCCGTTGCAGAAGATGCCGTCGCTGCACGCGGATCCGTCGGGATCCGCGCCGCACGTATCGCCCTGCTCGTCGCATGTCTCCGAGCAGTCGCCGTCGCCGTCGACGCCGGAGCACGGGTTGCCGGCGTGAACGCTGCACACACCGCCCGAGCACGTGTCCGCGCCGTTGCAGAACACGCCGTCATTGCAGGAGGCGCCGTTGGGATCCGGGGAGATGCACGCGTCGGCGGCCTCGTTGCACGACTCGGAGCAGTTGCCGTCGCCGTCGGCGCCCGGACACGGGTTGCCGACATGGACGGTGCAACTACCACCCACGCACGTATCCGCCCCGTTGCAGAAGATGCCGTCGGTGCAGGCGCTGCCGTCCGGGTCGGCGCCGAGGCAGTTGTCGGCGGCCTCGTTGCAGCTCTCGGCGCAGTTGCCGTCACCGTCGGCACCGGCGCACGGGCTGCCCGCGTGAATCGAGCACGAGCCGCCCGCGCACGTATCGGCGCCGTTGCAGAACCTGCCGTCGCTGCAGGGAACGCTGTTGTCGTGGTGCTGGCAAGCACCGGCGCCGTCGCAGACGTCGGTGGTGCAGACGTTGAAATCGTCGTCGCAGCCGCTGCCGGCCGCCGCGTGGTTGACTCGGCAGCTGCCGGCGCCGTCGCAGGTGTCGGGCGCCGAGCACGAGGTCGACTGCGGATCGCCGCATGCGCTGCCGGCGGCAAGGTTCGTATGGAGGCAGTTGCCGGCCGCATCGCAGAGGTCGGCCGTGCACGGGTTGCCGTCATCGGTGCAGGCGCTGCCTGCGGGCATGGACGGATGAGCGCAGGCGCCATTTCCATCGCAGACGTCGTGGGTGCAGGGGTTGCCGTCGCTCGTGCAGGCGGTGCCGGCCGCCAGCGCATCATGCACGCAGCTGCCGGCGCCGTCGCAGGCATCGCCGGTGCATTCGCTACCGTCGTCGGTGCACGGCGTGCCGCTGCTCGTGAAGCAGTGGCCGGCGCCGTGGCACTGATCGTTGCATTCGGAGCCGGCGGTGCACGGGTCGCCGGAATGCACCGAGCAGGACCCGGCCGAGCACTGGTCGGTGCCGTTGCAGAAGGACGCGTCGTCGCACGCCGCGCTGTTCGGGGTATGCGCGCACGTCCCGGCAGCGCTGCAGCGGTCGTCGGTGCAGGCGTTGGAATCGCTGGCGCAGGGGCTGCCGATCGCCTCACGAAGACAGGCCGGAGTGCAGCAGTCGCCGGACGCGTGGTTGCCGTCGTCGCACTCTTCGCCCGGCTCCACGACGGCATTGCCGCAGCGGCGCGCGTCCACGCAGCTCGCATTGGCCGCACCGTCGTCGATCTGGTCGCAGTA
This is a stretch of genomic DNA from Candidatus Limnocylindrales bacterium. It encodes these proteins:
- a CDS encoding endonuclease/exonuclease/phosphatase family protein; this encodes MPTPLKLLTYNIHRGIGCDGRYDLGRVERILREERPDVVTLQEVDCGLARSDFDDQVEILSSRLGLRGSYWATSAMAEGHFGLAILSRFPVAFLREYDLSYRPRNEPRFCLRADLEIEPGAILHVFNCHLGLATMERRFQRRRMLSDALLLSEELHHPVVLMGDFNDRPLTVVHRQLRRHFVDAYKCSGQRGGATFQFGPLAWRLDHIYVSDDVRVLDCWVRRDELARVASDHRPLIATVEIDTSRRSDAQAAS
- a CDS encoding VTT domain-containing protein; this encodes MSSILQPGSTVWRIAQARRASVLADGEAYYGAVASAIAKARHSIFIIGWDAHSRIALLRNGHSDNLPVRLGPRLGAMLRRRPQLHVYVLVWDFLIIFQHERETRWRWRTRWPRSDRFQFRFDNVHPSGASHHQKIVLVDDNVVFNGGMDLGLGRWDTTEHRIGDERRNDPGWREYVPAHDVMMVADGEVARVMGELVRERWRRCTGEEPRAPVEDTHDCWPDRVGVDFADVGVGISRTVPACPGQEPVQEIEALHLAALRAARRRIFMENQYLTCTRAVSVLLERLRESDGPEVVIILPQNNFGWFETRTIQVLHFQAIRRLREADRYGRLRICYPVVPDIGSKQINLHSKVLIIDDELLRVGSSNLTNRSMALDTECDFSIEAHGDARIGAGIAAIRARLLGEHLALAPHEVQRALDGGGSMIELYDSRAEQPRCLAQICPDVQPGPDLGDGSLIDPREPITAQTIIECYAPREIRKHARPRLLRIALALTVIAALGAVWQLTPLREWIEPEAMAATVQRLREAPATPLLVLGIYLAASMLMVPIMVVILATASVFGPVLGIAYSIVGSLAGALVTYWIGRVVGRSTVEQMTGARFRRVADTLKNRGLITMIVIRLLPIAPFTVVNMVLGSAGVGVRDYALGTVLGMMPGILGISLLQAQLAAAIRRPSVTSLAVLALTTAVVASAVVWLRRRLRVAPS
- the rplS gene encoding 50S ribosomal protein L19, producing the protein MDVIKSLNSEQIRSDIPSFRPGDTLRVHAKIVEGEKERIQVFEGICIRRTRGAMNAFFTVRKTSYGVGVERTFPIHSPRIDKIEVKSRGKVRRSRLFYLRDVSGKAARIKELKTT